A section of the Schistosoma haematobium chromosome ZW, whole genome shotgun sequence genome encodes:
- a CDS encoding hypothetical protein (EggNog:ENOG410VDQ5~COG:S) — translation MFYYFAFGSNLLKERIQLSNKSAQYVGIGVLEDYVLSFGGLSNNWFGATATIKPSPSEYVMGTVWKMCMNDMKTLDLQESAPIMYRPIEIPINLFSEKSSIINCRSYILNSSESGDPSPYYLDIIIRGAIQSQLPQSYIDQLKKIKHNGYLGKCNLYMNILNNIPISERYMYHISDLNRLQLE, via the coding sequence atgttttattattttgcatTTGGAAGTAATTTATTAAAAGAACGTAtacaattatcaaataaatctgCTCAATATGTTGGTATTGGAGTATTAGAAGATTATGTTTTATCCTTTGGCGGATTAAGTAATAATTGGTTTGGAGCTACTGCAACAATTAAACCATCACCTTCTGAATATGTTATGGGTACTGTATGGAAAATGTGTATGAATGATATGAAAACATTAGATTTACAAGAATCTGCTCCAATAATGTATCGTCCAATTGAAATACCAATTAATCTTTTCTCTGAAAAATCTTCAATTATTAATTGTAGAAGTTATATATTAAATTCATCTGAATCCGGAGATCCATCTCCATATTATTTAGATATAATAATTCGTGGAGCTATTCAATCTCAACTTCCTCAATCATATATTGATCAATTAAAGAAAATTAAACATAATGGATATTTAGGAAAATGCAATCTGTATATGAATATTCTTAACAATATACCAATATCTGAGCGTTATATGTACCATATATCAGATCTAAATAGATTACAATTAGAATAA